GAAATTTGATAATGAGGAACGTAGAAAATCCAGTGATCATTGATCAAAACTATTGCCCTAATAGAAACGGTTGCTCTCGTCAGGTGAGTAGCATAATCGATTTTGGCTTAGTTCTTCCATAGTTTGTTGTTAGTATGAAGGGAATCTTATTATGcttgataatatatatagggATCTGGTATAAAGATAAGTGGAGTGACTTATGCAAACATAAAGGGAACATCTACAACACCCATAGCAATGAAACTGGATTGTAGTGGAAGCAAGCCATGCACAGGGCTTAGGTTACAAAACATTAATCTTACTTACATGAGAAGATCGTCAGCTTCATATTGTAGGAACGCCCATGGACGATCCTCTGGAGTTATGGTTCCAAGGAATTGTATGTGAAATCAGAAATCCAATATTCGATTCATTGAGATTTTGCATATACAtacttaattagatatattaCAAGGTGATATTTGTTTCATGTTTCATAACCTTATATTCATCCAAATTTGAATGTGGTGAATGTGAATCGACTGTTTGGCTTATGAAATGCGCTTGTCACAACAATTCAaggaaatattattattttatcttgaaaattaataatttgttccTTTTACTATTACAAAAAGTTGCAAGGTTTCCGGACTATTTTGTCGCTTATTAATTTATCCAACATCACTTTTTGAAGTTTTCCAACATCAGTGTTTCGTTTAAATGTTTGCAAGTTAATTTTTGTAACTAGTGATCGATTGAAACTGTTTAGGCTATATATGAGTCAAATAAAAGTCTATACAACATTCACTAGTTACACCAGCGGTCATATGTCTCATCTCACACTCTCACTACACACATACTGATACAACGTTCATAATTTACCTTTTTCTCGAACGATTTAGGTCTCTGATGCATGTGGAATCCTACGCGCAATGTAGACGCGGTAATTGCCACCGTTATGAAATCATCACATGATAATTTAGTTTAGCGCGTGGACAGTTTTTTCATAACATTGAATTTGTCATAATTTGgcttattatgattttttttcccccttaTTATGATTTTGCTTCTACCATTTCAGTTGCTagattactactactactaataaaCTACTAAAAACTTGTATCAAAAATATTATCTGCTTAAAGTAAAATTCATCAAACAGATCCAAGAGGGGAACGTGGGTGACACGTGATCATTATAATTTGCTTTAAAAGTTCTCATTGCTCTCTATTATTTTTAACGTTTTCTTCGTGTTCTTTACAAAAACTAGTCTCTATCGACTATCGTTTTACTTCAACTTGATCGTCTCAAGATTATATATGGCTATCCCATATGCATTTAACTAGTTTAATTCTTCCTTTGGTTTTaaactgttttttatttataaattataaagttataaactaaGCTTGAATAGTATCAGGTGTTTTACGGTTTCCTTTTTGttgctaaaaaaatattagttataatatCAGGTGTTTTACGGTTTACCACTTAGGCAATTACCACCAACCTTACAATTAAAAAGGATTCCAACCTATTAGGCTATTACATAATTAGCTCCCTTCATCATCTTAAAATCGNGATCTGGTATAAAGATAAGTGGAGTGACTTATGCAAACATAAAGGGAACATCTACAACACCCATAGCAATGAAACTGGATTGTAGTGGAAGCAAGCCATGCACAGGGCTTAGGTTACAAAACATTAATCTTACTTACATGAGAAGATCGTCAGCTTCATATTGTAGGAACGCCCATGGACGATCCTCTGGAGTTATGGTTCCAAGGAATTGTATGTGAAATCAGAAATCCAATATTCGATTCATTGNNAAAAAGGATTCCAACCTATTAGGCTATTACATAATTAGCTCCCTTCATCATCTTAAAATCGTAGTCGTAGGAAAGAAATGTAGTTTCGgagaagaaaattataattactttctttttaatGCCTCTCTATATAGCTTTTGACAATATCTACCTTCGGTCTCAAGCCAACATGGTCGAAcattcaaatcaaaaacaaattaaaacatccAAATAATGATTGATTAGGTTACTTGGAGAAGAAAACCATTTAAGAATTGAGACTAACCGTCATTGATAACGGTACGGTCCATCCATCCATTTACGCAATCCCATGTGATAATTATTCTAATACATGTTGATTTTCCCAAATGACCATATATTTATGTTACGTCCCATGTTACATGTTGCTTATTACGTGATAAGTAAACATTGGTTGACTTCAgttaatccttttttttaaagagCTTTTGTTGACTAATGCTTCTCATGACCGTAGGATTCGGAGGATTTCTTGCATTTACGGCTACAATTGATTATAAGATTTCCACTGTCCACATGTCACATGCCATAAATTATGCTATTTGCTATTCATGAAACCTGGTCCAGTCTTCGGACTTCTCTCTTTCGcaattcgtttttgtttatcttaGATAAATACTTAAAAAGTCTATTCAATGTCTATTCATGTATTCCTAGTTTTCTATTTCAAGAACTAAGATATAATAATCCCTAATTTATCGTAATAAAGAagccgttaaaaaaaaaaaaaacttaaaaagtataaaatataatttagccGAAGAACGATAGAAAAGTCCACGGACACTAgcatgatttatttttttctattttgcaattacatatttattactATTACATTCTCGActtaaactaacaaaaatatttaaattatagaaGTGAACATGGATCACATGCTTACTCGTTTTTAGATGAGCATTATTTCCTTAAGACCTTCACAACTGCTTATCATCACATGCGTTTATGCGAACCGTACATATCATTCATTTGAATTTAATCAATATCAAACAATCATTAGCattataatttagaattttgtcaacgtattcttttaaaaacaaaaaaaatatatatattcaaacatACCACTATATATACAGTTACATATAAAATACCCACCATAACCGTCTCCGATTACTTCACCCTCAcactacaccacaaacacaaaacataaatacTTTTAACAAAATCCCAAAATCTACAAAGATTTatcactctttctctttttaagaAACATCAAATatggataataataataagctcTTAGCTGTTTTGCTAATGTTCTTGTCAAGCTTCTTGCTGATGAGATCATCAACGGCTGCTTACAACTACAATGTCGTCAACTTCGGTGCCAAACCTGACGGTCGAACGGACTCCACAAAAGCCTTCCTTGGCGCGTGGCAAGCAGCTTGCCGTTCAGCTGCATCAGTCACTGTAACGGTCCCGAGAGGGAGCTTCTTGCTCAAACCAGTGGAGTTTCGTGGTCCGTGCCGCAGTAGGATAACGTTCCAGATCTATGGAACGATTGTAGCTCCTTCGGATTACCGCGGTTTGGGAAATTCCGGTTATTGGATCTTGTTCGTGAAAGTTAACCGGATCTCGATCAATGGAGGAACGTTAGATGCTAGAGGTGCTTCTTTTTGGGCTTGTCGTAAATCCGGAAAGAGTTGTCCTGCTGGCGCCAGGGTAAGATAAACCGATTTTAAccaactcttttttatttttggttttctaaatttttgaaaaaatagtaacaaatattaaaaatcgaATAGGTATGATTTGGTTTGACATCGTTTCGATTTCGGTTCATCGTTTATagtaaaatatttgattgatttctaaagactttttgttttactctaattaaaaaaaaagagaatttgtgaAAAATACTCTTTGTGGGATAcaccttttcaaaaatacccttttttgtatatattcatttttaccctattttacataatttcagtgtgttaaattaatttttaaatttttttttttaggtttgggttctcataTTACATTTagtatatagttttgaggggttagagtttagtatttagagtttaggctttagaatttagtgattttatttatagaaaagaagtatttttgaaaatgaccttttaaaaagtgacataggaaaagaggtatttttgaaaataccccttaaaaaaattagtaacatatataatatcaaattagtTTGTATATGGTTTTGGTGATtcaattcaaattttgttttcatcgGATATAATATAGCACGGAATTGTAATATACttttaagatttcaatttgtttatttttaccttttcaGTTTGACACACGGCTTTGCATATTCTACTTTCAACTCCTAATCGATAATATTGGCgatgatgcttttttttttttttgcagtcaATGACGTTTAACTGGGCAAACGACGTCGTAGTAACCGGTTTAACATCAATTAACAGTCAAGTAACACATTTAGTTATAAACAGCTGCAACAACGTAGTCATCCGGAAAGTAAAGCTAGTGGCTCCAGACCAAAGTCCCAACACAGATGGCCTCCATGTCCAAGCTTCTGCTGGTGTTACCGTAACTGATAGCACGTTTCAGACCGGAGATGATTGTATCTCTATCGGTCCGGGAACTCGTAACCTCTACATGTCTAAGCTCAACTGCGGTCCAGGCCATGGAATTAGGTATGAAAAATTGAAGCATTTGTTCTATTTTAAAGATAACTTGGACGGCaagattcatatattttctgAGCTACGTACTGATAATTAATCGTTTTGTAGTATTGGGAGTCTGGGAAGAGATGCAAATGAAGCTGGAGTACAGAACATAACGTTGGTAAACTCTGTTTTTACTGGATCAGACAATGGTGTTCGGATCAAAACATGGGCTAGGCAAAGTACAGGTTTTGTGAGAAACGTTTTGTTTCAGAATCTGATCATGAAAAATGTTCAGAATCCAATCATCGTCGATCAGAATTATTGCCCGAACCATCAAGGTTGTCCTAAACAGGTAAAATTAATGATCGAAATTGAAACCTAGCTACATAGTACATACATAAAGgaattatataataacaatctgattggttttgttcatttatatatttgtaggGTTCTGGAGTGAAGATTACTCAGGTTGTGTATAGAAACATTCAAGGGTCGTCGCGGACGCAACAGGCTTTAACGTTTGATTGCAGTCGCAGTAATCCGTGCCAAGCTATTAGATTGCACGATATCAAGCTAACGTTTAACGGTCGGTCAGCCACTTCGAcgtgtaaaaatattaaaggagTTAAGGCTGGTGTGGTGATGCCTCAAGGTTGTCTTTGATAATTCATGAATTTGAAGATGTTTGGATGACATTACACCATCGTGAACgcagagtatttattatttgcGTTCTGTGATCGAGATGTTTTGTTTTGCGTcttcatatatgtatgtaaatcATGACACTTTAATTTGTATCTCCTTTTTAGtacaaaatatattgatattaaattatgttttaacgTATCGAAGCTAAAAAACATTACTCTTCAAACATTCGCTTTATGACTTATATACAagatttcattttaaaaaaatataaaacgaatttgaaacaaatataaaaatgttaatccTAAGATCATTACTCATTAGGTAGTTAGATACTAGATTACTTTATTATGAATGTAAAATGATAATGAATGAAATTAAAGAGGGAGAAAGTGTTGGTAACTGATGTAAAATACAAACAAGCTAGTGAGCATGAACAAAtttacagttttaaaaataggttggtatttgtaataaatttacTCTCAAAAAATTTCCCtgattttttatcaaaagaCAAAGTCAACGTTTGCTGTGGCCATTCAGGCTCTCCTCTCCCGTTGACAAGTTATCATTTTTCTTCCCACTCTGCGACATGTATGAGCTTGACAATTCTTCATCGTTCTTCTTTTGAGACTTGGAACATGAGTCtcccttgttcttcttctgagACTTCGAACCGGAGTATCCATCGCCCTTCTTCTGAGACTTGGAACTGGAGTCTTTATCGCTCTTCTTCTGAGACTTGGAGCTCGAATCTCCATCGCTCTTCTTGTGAGACTTGGAGCTAGTGTCTCCATCACTCTTCTTTGAGGACTTGGAGTTGGAGTCTCCATCACCCTTCTTCTGAGACTCGGAGTTGGTGTCTTTGTCACTCTTCTTCGAGGACTTGGAGTTGGAGCCTCCATCACTCTTCTTCGAAGACTTTGAGTTGGAATCTTCATCACTCTTCTTTGACGACTTCGAGTTGGAATCTCCATCACTCTTCTTCTGAGACTTGGAGCCGGAATCTCCATCACTCTTCTTACTATTCTGAGATTTAGAGTCTCCTTCATTCTTCTTCAAACTCTGGGATTTAGAATTAGATGGATTGGAGTCGATCCTAAGAGATTTAGCCGAGAAGCAGTGACGAACATGGACCCGGTGGCACACAGTCTCAGTCGAACAACCTCCTTGTACATTCACCACAAGTATTGCTTCTTTATCCCGTGTGTCCTCACACCACCAATTCTGAGGAATTCCATCTACAAACTCTTCTAATGTATGGAATTCCTCATGGTGAACCGATACCTCCACTAAACTATCCGGTTTTATAGTTCCTGCAGCTGGCGTTacctgaaacaaaaagaagccCCTATCATCTTAACAAGGCAAGTCTTGAGAGAATTGTGACCAAGGATTGATCGTTTTAGTTTGGATACCTCGAGCCACCTTGGGAAACCGAATGAGCCTAATGGATGTAACTCAAGTgtgtcttcgtcttctctcaCTGTACTCTGCCCTTCGCATAAGATCCTAAACACAGCGTTCTCCTTGACGCATTTATTGGTGATGCGAAGCACGAAGGTGTCTTGGTTCTGGAGAACGATGTTGTTGCTGCTAACAACTGTCTCTGGTACATAACGTAAGTCATCGAGCAACGCTTTGACTTTCTCGTTGGTCTTGATGATTCTACCAAACTCTTGTCTCCTAACTGATCTATCGACATGCTCTATCTTCACATGGAATTTGCAACGGACCGGTTTGTGATCACTTTCCGTCACATCCATACAAGCATCATACCTATCCATAACACGCCAGTATGGTTAAAGACTTGGAGTTTATAAAAGTGTTTGAATCTTATAACAGAATGTGTAAGGAGAATCTTACAACATAATTGAAGCAACCACAGGACAGTCTAAACTGCATTCAGATTCCGGACTCGTACGTGTGTCTCTGTATATTACTCTGTCACACCATGCAGGAATCCGCTTTTTCTCACCTGAATCGTACCCTGGAGAAGAAAGAATTGGcaaaataaaacatcaaaactttTATATGCTGCAACACTTGCATACAAATGTTGGTTATGTACCTCCTAACCCAGGCCGGTGTctttcaaacttataagttgGAGGGAAAGTAATGATGGCTTCACGCATTCCTTGAAAAACTCTTCCAGCTTTCATCTCTGCCCTGAGCTGATCTTTTTCTCTAAGCCAATCAAAGCTTCTTTGTGAGACAAAGTCCCTAGCTTCATCATATGATATACCAAAGAGGCGGTAGTTGAAATCACCAAAAAATACAACCATGTCCGCCTCTGCTAGGTCCTGTTTTGTCTCTTCTGTATTTACGTTTACATTCTGCAGAATGTGTGAGGAGTCTAAGGTAAGcaaaaaactcaaaccaaaagtAGGATAAAAAACATGACTGATCTGTAAACCATGATCATTAGCTTTGTGTTAAACTAGACatgatgaaataacaaaaagggACTTACATTTGCGCTCTTTGCAGTATGAGAACCGGTAGACACACCAGCTGCAAAAGTTAAAAGTCATGAGGTATACACATGAGCTGCCTTCAAGAAAGAGAAGTGAGGTAAAAACTGGGTGTAAAGATATACCGGCTGGTGCATTATGAGCACTTGATGACCGGGTGAAAgacattgttttgtagatgtGATCAAAATCAGCATTCCTGCGGTTTACAGCTTCTAGATGTGCGGCCAAGTGACAGTTGATGAAGCACATAATCCGATCAAAGACCCTAATTCTCAAACCTACACCTCCCTAATTTGACGTGTAAAAGTAAACCAGGTAAGATGCTATATCAGAAACAAGAATGATCCACATgttggagagaaagaaataaaatgataaaagaaaatgtattttgtcttaatcggaaaaaaaaaaacattatataccTTGTTTCCTATTGCGCGTCCAAAACCACATGGAACCGCTGCAACATCAATATCGCCTACATGAGTTCTTAGATTCTTCCTTACCCTGAAttgatatcaaaatatatcatgaCACCATCAAACTATGAAAAAAGCTTTACTTGTTTGTTGAATAAGCTATCTCATGGATTAATTCAACTCACCAAAGTGATATGAGCAAACCCGCTAATTGCCTCGATCCCATGCGTTCAAAAACTGCTTTTTCGTCTAAGGTCTTCCCTATTGTATCTATCCAGTACTGCCCTATTGTACTCCCTTCATTTCCTCCTACCTAATATTGAAACaaaatgagttaaaaaaaattttgtgaaggaaaaaaatagtcAGCATACTTTTTCAACTATTGTCTCACCGATTCCTTAGCAGCTGACATTGCCAAAAACCCAGCACCCATTTCTACTTCTTGTAAGCCTACGACAAGAATACCAACATCTGATGCTACAGAACCTAACCAAGACATAAGCGCGTCATGAGAAGCTTTTCCCTGGCCAACATTCCATGAACCAATCAGAATCCTAACACTGTCCGTCTGTGCATATGTCCGTTCTTTCTCAGCCAATTCCGACCTTATAATCCCGTCAAGAGGCCCAGGAGAAATCACATGCCATCCACGTATACCACCGTGAGTGGCTAAGCTGAAAATGTAGCCATCAGCTGATGCCATCTTTATCACTGCGTTATTATGTCCAACCCATCCCGCGATTAGATTGCCTTCAAGATCAATAATCTGGATGTGACCACTAACATAACCAATGTATATTCTTTCCCCAAAAGTGCAGAAACACAAAACAGCACACTGATGGTGACGAAAGTCTTGTAAACGGTTTCCATTTCCGTCCCATTGTATAAGCAATCCATTTGTGCATCCAGTCCAAATCATGCCATCCCCGGCTAAAACCATCGCTTCTGTTCTCTTGGCATCTTCACATGACCCTCCTCCTCTTGTTGCAACCCTTCTAACAGCATCTGCAGCTCCCATTATTGCATTCCTTGAGCGTTGCAAGAATCCATGcgatttttcctttttcgaaGTGGATGCCATTTTTGTCTTCGTCTCATCTTCTGCAGGTTGATCCTGTCCTGATGGCATTTCAACCCTGTTTTCAGTCTGACCTTCTGTATTGAACACTTTCAGTAGCTCTTTTGTACGACCATCCCTGCAACGATATTGACCCCATTAGAATATCACAtcaaaaaagacacaaaaataccaaaacttGCAATCGAATTTTGGGGCTCTAAGAATCAATCAATACTCACCATAAGGAGAAGGTTTGAAGCTGAGCAGCCCAAATTTTAGATCTTACATTATCAGCTAACAAACACTTGACTTCAGAGGAAGATATATTGCAAGTTCCGTTGACAGTAACTTGAGCCCTAAGATCAATCCCTGACCTTTCTACCAACAAAGCAGCCATATGTTTCTCCTCCAACCTAAGCGAAAGTGATTTCTCCATAGATTCCCAAGTCCATATCTTTATCACACCACCTTCCGAACATGACCACAAATCGCCTAGAATTTTCCAATAATAACAAGCGATAGACATCAGATTGAATTCAatacaagaataaaaatatgaacttttttAGGTAGAAATGTATTTACCATAAGAGCTCATGATAACAGAATTGACAGGACCCTTGTGAGCTTGCCAAGAGAGACCTTCCTTGAAAGGAGAATCATCGCAATCATCAACCTCATAATCCATCTTCCAAGAACGAATCTTTCCATCCTTGTGACCACTCCAAACAAGCCTATTCCCATTATCAACCATCAAACAAGTGGTGGGGGAAGTACTAGCCGACTCATGAAACGGGGCAGCATCCTCATCACCTCTCTGTACACGATCGCTTAAACCACAACCTGGCTCAAAGGCATCATCAAAGTTCCAGAACCTAACGCCACTCTCTTGTCCAGCCCACAGTTGCGTCCCAGTACAAGCAATGTTCCTCAAGAATCTCCCAACCTGAGTCTCCTTCAACGGATGTGGTCTCAACTCTAAACAAGGAGGACGCGCAGAGTGCAAAGGAGACCGCGTAGGTACTTTAAACATCCCAACGCCGCCTCCAGATGCGACGAACTCAGGGAGCGGTTGAAAATCCTCTCCGATATCAGGCTGGTGAGTGATCAAGTAATCATCAGAATCTCCAGTATCACCTCCTCCGGTGAAAGGGAAAGAAGAGGAATTGGTGGTGGCGGCGTAAGGATAGAACTCGTCATCGGAAGAATCTCCGGAGATACCGCAGCCAGAGATGATTTCAGTGATTTTAGGGATATCGTCGAGGCTGTGCTGACGCTGACGGTGGCGATGGCCTTTTTGACCGGTGGCACGGAGCTGGTGGCTATAAGAATGGATTTTGCGAGGAGGAGGAACAGAGCTCATGGCGGAGAGAGCGTCTTCGTCGTCGTTGTTGTCGTTGTCGTTGTCGGAGCAATGGTGGTGGTTGTTGTTGATATCCATGGCGGAAAGGGGGATTGAGGAggaaagagaatgagagaaatgGGGTGTGAAGAAGAtgtaagagaagagagaagagagagatggagcGAAGTGTTCGGGAGAAACATGGCGACAAGAGACTTtgttgcttctctctctctttgctacTCCATTTTTCTTGGGAGATTGATTTCTCTCTGCACTGTGCTCCTCCTTTTTCTCCTTGCCttattatttcttcttcttcttcttcttcttcgttttaatttttttttctttaatcaatttggttttttttttttaagataatacaaaaacaaaattgattagtatttttctttagaaataaaaacaattcatacaaaattaattagtatttatTAATTAGCAACGATagtatttatgataaaaaaaaatacatatatatatatacacacatatactAATCTCTTTAGATTATACATACACcacttaaaataaatttgatcgaaaaaattaatatgaaaaaaaaaacaaaattaattgtacttttttatgataaacataattgttactaataaatcatcaacataaaattgatacaaaattaattagtatttactGGTAACGTTAATGttcattattaattaaaaaatgagatctgtatatatattaatcttttagATTATATACATCcaccaattaaaataaatttgatcaaaaacaaattaatacacaaaagaagaaaattgatCCATTTTGTTTcgattagtatatatatttttagtcatAAACATTATCGTTACTAATAtaagtcatcaacataaataagagttaatatatataattatttttcgtttggttttccaattttattttgtaagtttcgtttgtttttggcctattttttttattctttttcttcagaATATATAATCTTCCAAGAATGTCTATTGCCTTGTTGAACAATGAATATACAAgaaactcaaaccaaaatcaaagttGAAATAAAAAAGGCTTTTTTGTAATGGTCCGTTTTCCCAATGAATTGGGCGTTTTGAGTTGAGAAAAGGCCCAATGGCTTTAACCCGGTAAATTGGGTTTTTGGAGTTTAGAAAAGCTTAA
The sequence above is drawn from the Camelina sativa cultivar DH55 chromosome 4, Cs, whole genome shotgun sequence genome and encodes:
- the LOC104782929 gene encoding polygalacturonase-like, which codes for MDNNNKLLAVLLMFLSSFLLMRSSTAAYNYNVVNFGAKPDGRTDSTKAFLGAWQAACRSAASVTVTVPRGSFLLKPVEFRGPCRSRITFQIYGTIVAPSDYRGLGNSGYWILFVKVNRISINGGTLDARGASFWACRKSGKSCPAGARSMTFNWANDVVVTGLTSINSQVTHLVINSCNNVVIRKVKLVAPDQSPNTDGLHVQASAGVTVTDSTFQTGDDCISIGPGTRNLYMSKLNCGPGHGISIGSLGRDANEAGVQNITLVNSVFTGSDNGVRIKTWARQSTGFVRNVLFQNLIMKNVQNPIIVDQNYCPNHQGCPKQGSGVKITQVVYRNIQGSSRTQQALTFDCSRSNPCQAIRLHDIKLTFNGRSATSTCKNIKGVKAGVVMPQGCL
- the LOC104782930 gene encoding type I inositol polyphosphate 5-phosphatase 12-like, whose protein sequence is MDINNNHHHCSDNDNDNNDDEDALSAMSSVPPPRKIHSYSHQLRATGQKGHRHRQRQHSLDDIPKITEIISGCGISGDSSDDEFYPYAATTNSSSFPFTGGGDTGDSDDYLITHQPDIGEDFQPLPEFVASGGGVGMFKVPTRSPLHSARPPCLELRPHPLKETQVGRFLRNIACTGTQLWAGQESGVRFWNFDDAFEPGCGLSDRVQRGDEDAAPFHESASTSPTTCLMVDNGNRLVWSGHKDGKIRSWKMDYEVDDCDDSPFKEGLSWQAHKGPVNSVIMSSYGDLWSCSEGGVIKIWTWESMEKSLSLRLEEKHMAALLVERSGIDLRAQVTVNGTCNISSSEVKCLLADNVRSKIWAAQLQTFSLWDGRTKELLKVFNTEGQTENRVEMPSGQDQPAEDETKTKMASTSKKEKSHGFLQRSRNAIMGAADAVRRVATRGGGSCEDAKRTEAMVLAGDGMIWTGCTNGLLIQWDGNGNRLQDFRHHQCAVLCFCTFGERIYIGYVSGHIQIIDLEGNLIAGWVGHNNAVIKMASADGYIFSLATHGGIRGWHVISPGPLDGIIRSELAEKERTYAQTDSVRILIGSWNVGQGKASHDALMSWLGSVASDVGILVVGLQEVEMGAGFLAMSAAKESVGGNEGSTIGQYWIDTIGKTLDEKAVFERMGSRQLAGLLISLWVRKNLRTHVGDIDVAAVPCGFGRAIGNKGGVGLRIRVFDRIMCFINCHLAAHLEAVNRRNADFDHIYKTMSFTRSSSAHNAPAAGVSTGSHTAKSANNVNVNTEETKQDLAEADMVVFFGDFNYRLFGISYDEARDFVSQRSFDWLREKDQLRAEMKAGRVFQGMREAIITFPPTYKFERHRPGLGGYDSGEKKRIPAWCDRVIYRDTRTSPESECSLDCPVVASIMLYDACMDVTESDHKPVRCKFHVKIEHVDRSVRRQEFGRIIKTNEKVKALLDDLRYVPETVVSSNNIVLQNQDTFVLRITNKCVKENAVFRILCEGQSTVREDEDTLELHPLGSFGFPRWLEVTPAAGTIKPDSLVEVSVHHEEFHTLEEFVDGIPQNWWCEDTRDKEAILVVNVQGGCSTETVCHRVHVRHCFSAKSLRIDSNPSNSKSQSLKKNEGDSKSQNSKKSDGDSGSKSQKKSDGDSNSKSSKKSDEDSNSKSSKKSDGGSNSKSSKKSDKDTNSESQKKGDGDSNSKSSKKSDGDTSSKSHKKSDGDSSSKSQKKSDKDSSSKSQKKGDGYSGSKSQKKNKGDSCSKSQKKNDEELSSSYMSQSGKKNDNLSTGEESLNGHSKR